The following coding sequences lie in one Hypanus sabinus isolate sHypSab1 unplaced genomic scaffold, sHypSab1.hap1 scaffold_62, whole genome shotgun sequence genomic window:
- the LOC132389634 gene encoding gastrula zinc finger protein XlCGF26.1-like yields MAHQRVHTRERPFTCSVCEKRFTHSSTLWKHQRVHTGEKPYTCSVCGKRFTESSTLLVHQRVHTGERPFTCSVCGKGFNRLSHLQSHERVHTGERPFTCSKCGKGFTDPSNLQRHQRVHTGEKPFICSECGKEFTELSNLQSHQRVHTGEKPFTCSECGKGFTDSSTLQSHQRVHTGEKPFTCSECGKGFTHLSNLRRHQRVHTGEKPFTCSECGKGFSESSTLLVHQRVHTGEKPFTCSECGKGFTASSTLHSHQRVHTGQKPFTCSVCGKGFTRSSNLQSHQQVHTGERPFTCSVCGKRFSHSSTLQNHQRVHTGEKPFTCSVCGKRFTQSSQVQSHLRVHTGEKPFTCSECGKGFTQLSQLLSHQRVHTGEKPFTCSVCGKGFTDPSNLQSHQRVHTGEKPFTCSECGKGFAQSSQLLSHQRIHTDERPFPCSVCGMRFTHSSTLQRHQRVHTGEKPFTCSVCGKRFTRSSDLQSHHRIHTGKKPFTCSECGKRFTHSSTLQNHQRVHTGEKPFPCSVCGKRFTRSSTLQRHQQVHNGEWPLL; encoded by the coding sequence atggctcaccagcgagttcacaccagggagcggccgttcacctgctcagtctgtgagaagagattcactcactcttccaccctATGGAAACACCAGCgcgttcatactggggagaagccatacacctgctcagtctgtgggaagagattcactgagtcatccaccctactggtacatcagcgagttcacactggggagaggccattcacctgctctgtctgtgggaagggatttaatcggttatcccacctacagagtcacgagcgagttcacactggggagaggcctttcacctgctcaaaatgtggaaaaggattcactgatccatccaacctacagagacatcagcgagttcacactggggagaagccgttcatctgctcagaatgcgggaaagaattcactgagttatccaacctacagagtcaccagcgagttcacactggggagaagccattcacctgctcagagtgtgggaaaggattcactgattcatccaccctgcagagtcatcagcgagttcacactggagagaaacctttcacctgctcagaatgtgggaaagggttcactcatttatccaacctacggagacaccagagagttcacactggggagaaaccatttacctgctcagaatgtgggaaaggattcagtgagtcatccaccctactggtacatcagcgagttcacactggggagaagccgttcacctgctcagaatgtgggaaaggatttactgcTTCATCCACCCTGCatagtcaccagcgagttcacactgggcagaagcctttcacctgctcagtctgtgggaaaggattcactcggtcatccaacctacagagtcatcagcaagttcacactggagagaggccgttcacctgctcagtctgtgggaagagattctctcattcatccaccctacagaatcatcagcgagttcacactggggagaagccgttcacctgctcagtctgtgggaagagattcactcagtcatcccaagtaCAGAGtcatctgcgagttcacactggggagaagccgttcacctgttcagaatgtgggaagggatttactcagttatcccaactactgagtcatcagcgagttcacactggggagaagccgttcacctgctcagtctgtgggaagggattcactgatccatccaacctacagagtcatcagcgagttcacactggggagaagccgttcacctgttcagaatgtgggaagggatttgctcagtcatcccaactactgagtcatcagcgaattcATACTGATGAGAGACCATtcccctgctcagtctgtggaatgagattcacacattcatccaccctacagagacaccagcgagttcacactggggagaagccattcacctgctcagtctgtgggaagagattcactcggtcatctgacctacagagtcatcatcgaattcacactgggaagaagccgttcacttgctcagaatgtgggaagagattcactcattcatccaccctacagaatcaccagcgagttcacactggggagaagccattcccctgctcagtatgtgggaagagattcactcgctcttccaccctgcagagacatcagcaagttcacaatggggagtggccattgttatga